In a single window of the Pseudomonas entomophila genome:
- a CDS encoding GNAT family N-acetyltransferase: protein MPPQLIPATDNQRTFARDLTRRAMLPYYREFDLLWIEEAFDEAWGWREQWLLVEDDQVLGFCSLSQDRQALYIRELHLLPEHRGRGVGSWALETLASWAAHRRLPLLRLTVFNSNPARQLYLRRGFVEVGVDECFVRMQRHVP from the coding sequence ATGCCCCCTCAACTGATTCCCGCCACCGATAACCAGCGTACCTTCGCCCGTGACCTGACCCGTCGCGCCATGCTGCCGTACTACCGTGAATTCGACCTGCTATGGATCGAGGAGGCCTTCGACGAAGCCTGGGGCTGGCGCGAGCAGTGGCTGCTGGTCGAGGACGACCAGGTGCTGGGGTTCTGCAGCCTGAGCCAGGACCGCCAGGCTTTGTACATCCGCGAGTTGCACCTGCTGCCTGAGCATCGTGGAAGAGGTGTAGGGAGCTGGGCGCTGGAGACGTTGGCAAGCTGGGCGGCGCATCGGCGTTTGCCGTTGCTTCGCTTGACGGTGTTCAACAGTAACCCGGCGCGACAGCTGTACCTGCGCCGGGGATTTGTAGAGGTGGGTGTTGATGAATGTTTCGTGCGCATGCAGCGGCACGTGCCATGA
- a CDS encoding inorganic phosphate transporter, with amino-acid sequence MATPSLASQPQLTHRDSHPPLAHKPSRATLTLFIGLLLTGLAYTFWSLKQDVSASGTVVTTVTPFLLLGLALLIALGFEFVNGFHDTANAVATVIYTHSLPAPVAVVWSGLCNFLGVLLSSGAVAFGIIALLPVELILQVGSNTGFAMVFALLLAAIIWNLGTWWLGLPASSSHTLIGSIIGVGVANALMHGRDGTSGVDWTQASKVGYALLFSPLIGFACAALLLLALRTLVKRQELYQAPEGQTPPPWWIRGVLILTCTGVSFAHGSNDGQKGMGLIMLILVGTLPMAYALNKTMPNEQALQFSAVAQVTRQALVRSAPQPAPDDPRQTLTDFISVPKASPELVPALAKLTGMIGEEVKGYGSLKRVPAEAMANVRNDMYLTSEAIRLLDKHQLAHFDADTSRHVQLFKRQLDDATRYIPLWVKVAVAIALGLGTLVGWRRIVVTVGEKIGKTHLSYAQGASAEVVAMCTIGAADLFGLPVSTTHVLSSGVAGSMVANGSGIQKRTLVNLLMAWVLTLPAAMLLAGSLYWLLNQLA; translated from the coding sequence ATGGCAACCCCGTCACTGGCCAGCCAGCCGCAACTGACACACCGCGATTCGCACCCCCCGCTTGCTCACAAACCCAGCCGCGCCACCCTCACCCTGTTCATCGGTTTGCTCCTGACCGGCCTGGCCTACACCTTTTGGAGCCTCAAGCAGGACGTCAGCGCCAGCGGCACCGTGGTCACCACCGTCACCCCGTTCCTGTTGCTGGGCCTGGCGCTGCTGATCGCTCTGGGCTTCGAATTCGTCAACGGTTTCCACGACACCGCCAATGCCGTGGCCACGGTGATCTACACCCACTCGCTGCCGGCACCAGTGGCGGTGGTATGGTCGGGGCTGTGCAATTTTCTCGGCGTATTGCTTTCCAGCGGGGCGGTGGCGTTCGGCATCATCGCCCTGCTACCGGTTGAACTGATCCTGCAGGTGGGCTCCAACACCGGTTTCGCCATGGTCTTCGCCCTGCTGCTGGCGGCGATCATCTGGAACCTGGGTACCTGGTGGCTGGGCCTGCCGGCCTCCTCCTCGCACACCCTGATCGGCTCGATCATCGGCGTGGGCGTGGCCAACGCGCTGATGCACGGGCGCGACGGCACCAGCGGGGTGGACTGGACCCAGGCCAGCAAGGTCGGCTACGCCCTGCTGTTCTCGCCGCTGATCGGCTTCGCCTGCGCCGCCCTGCTGCTACTGGCTCTGCGCACGCTGGTCAAGCGCCAGGAGCTGTACCAGGCGCCAGAAGGCCAGACCCCGCCGCCCTGGTGGATCCGTGGCGTGCTGATCCTGACCTGCACCGGCGTGTCGTTCGCCCATGGCTCGAACGACGGGCAGAAAGGCATGGGCCTGATCATGCTCATTCTGGTCGGCACCCTGCCCATGGCCTACGCCCTGAACAAGACCATGCCCAACGAGCAGGCCCTGCAGTTCTCGGCCGTGGCGCAGGTAACCCGCCAGGCGCTGGTGCGCAGTGCGCCGCAGCCGGCACCCGACGACCCGCGCCAGACCCTCACCGACTTTATCAGCGTGCCCAAGGCCAGCCCCGAACTGGTTCCCGCCCTGGCCAAACTGACCGGCATGATCGGCGAGGAAGTCAAAGGCTACGGCTCGCTCAAGCGTGTGCCCGCCGAGGCCATGGCCAACGTGCGCAACGACATGTACCTGACCAGCGAGGCGATTCGCCTGCTCGACAAGCACCAGCTCGCCCATTTCGATGCCGACACCAGCCGCCACGTGCAACTGTTCAAGCGCCAGCTGGACGATGCCACCCGCTACATCCCGCTGTGGGTCAAGGTGGCGGTGGCGATCGCCCTGGGCCTGGGCACCCTGGTCGGCTGGCGGCGCATCGTGGTCACGGTCGGCGAGAAGATCGGCAAGACCCATCTGAGCTATGCCCAGGGCGCCTCGGCCGAGGTGGTGGCGATGTGCACCATCGGTGCGGCGGACCTATTCGGGCTGCCGGTGTCGACCACCCACGTGCTCAGCTCCGGTGTGGCCGGGAGCATGGTGGCCAACGGGTCGGGAATCCAGAAGCGCACCCTGGTCAACCTGCTGATGGCCTGGGTGTTGACCTTGCCAGCGGCGATGCTGCTGGCGGGGAGCCTGTACTGGTTACTCAACCAGCTCGCCTGA
- a CDS encoding helix-turn-helix domain-containing protein, whose translation MNGFGPRLREERERLGLTQRVFGDIGGVEPNAQGKYESGERTPRMDYLAAVAAKGVDALYVLSGVCTPAPLDSLTADEDRLLGAFRRLPSADQAAVWHLLNRLAGETDGPDAPRVRRLDRQAYFHDALR comes from the coding sequence ATGAACGGATTTGGTCCCCGCCTACGAGAAGAGCGCGAACGCCTGGGCCTAACCCAGCGCGTATTCGGTGATATCGGGGGGGTAGAGCCCAATGCCCAGGGCAAGTACGAAAGCGGCGAGCGCACACCGCGCATGGACTATCTGGCTGCCGTGGCGGCCAAGGGCGTCGATGCGCTGTACGTGTTGAGCGGGGTCTGCACCCCCGCGCCCCTGGACAGCCTGACCGCCGACGAAGACCGTCTGCTCGGCGCCTTTCGGCGTTTGCCGTCGGCCGACCAGGCAGCGGTATGGCACCTGCTCAACCGCCTGGCAGGTGAAACGGACGGGCCGGATGCTCCGCGGGTACGGCGCCTCGACCGGCAGGCATACTTCCATGACGCTTTGCGCTAG
- a CDS encoding DUF488 domain-containing protein, producing the protein MIRCKRVYEAALPSDGQRVLVDRLWPRNTRKEDLLGRWLREVAPSDELRKAFHAGELDFAGFTRRYQQELAAHPEHWYPLLDVADKGVLTLLHAGKDTEHNNAQVLARWLEDELERRGPGSSPVCYTPETS; encoded by the coding sequence ATGATTCGATGCAAGCGTGTCTACGAAGCGGCATTGCCGAGCGATGGCCAGCGTGTGTTGGTCGATCGCCTGTGGCCGCGCAACACGCGCAAGGAAGACCTGCTGGGCCGATGGTTGCGTGAGGTGGCGCCTTCCGACGAACTGCGCAAGGCGTTCCATGCCGGTGAGCTGGATTTTGCCGGTTTCACCCGGCGCTACCAGCAAGAACTGGCTGCCCATCCCGAGCATTGGTACCCCTTGCTGGACGTGGCCGACAAGGGCGTCCTGACCTTGCTGCATGCCGGCAAGGACACCGAGCACAACAATGCCCAGGTACTGGCCCGCTGGCTGGAAGACGAACTGGAGCGACGCGGCCCGGGCAGTTCGCCGGTCTGCTATACCCCCGAAACCTCTTGA
- the gacA gene encoding response regulator transcription factor GacA, translated as MIRVLVVDDHDLVRTGITRMLADIDGLQVVGEADSGESALKLARELKPDVVLMDVKMPGIGGLEATRKLLRSHPDTKVVAVTVCEEDPFPTRLLQAGAAGYLTKGAGLDEMVQAIRLAFAGQRYICPQIAQQLALKSFQPQGSPFDALSEREIQIALMIVGCQKVQIISDKLCLSPKTVNTYRYRIFEKLSVTSDVELTLLAVRHGMVDASL; from the coding sequence TTGATTAGGGTCCTGGTGGTCGACGATCACGATCTGGTGCGTACCGGCATCACGCGCATGCTGGCCGACATCGACGGCCTGCAAGTGGTGGGGGAGGCGGACTCCGGCGAGTCCGCCCTCAAACTCGCCCGTGAGCTCAAGCCTGACGTGGTCCTGATGGACGTGAAAATGCCAGGGATCGGCGGCCTGGAGGCAACGCGCAAGCTGCTGCGCAGCCATCCGGACACGAAAGTGGTCGCGGTGACGGTGTGCGAGGAAGACCCGTTCCCCACCCGGTTGCTGCAGGCGGGTGCCGCCGGCTACCTGACGAAGGGGGCCGGGCTCGACGAGATGGTCCAGGCGATTCGCCTGGCCTTCGCCGGTCAGCGCTACATCTGCCCGCAGATCGCCCAGCAACTGGCGTTGAAGTCGTTCCAGCCCCAGGGCTCGCCGTTCGACGCCCTTTCGGAGCGGGAAATCCAGATCGCCCTGATGATCGTCGGCTGCCAGAAAGTGCAGATCATCTCCGACAAGTTGTGTCTGTCCCCCAAGACCGTCAATACTTACCGTTATCGGATCTTCGAAAAACTCTCGGTCACCAGCGACGTCGAACTGACGTTGCTGGCTGTCCGCCACGGTATGGTCGACGCAAGTCTTTAA